The Streptomyces sp. HUAS CB01 genome has a segment encoding these proteins:
- a CDS encoding acyl-CoA dehydrogenase family protein gives MRRTVFNEDHEAFRETVRAFIEAEVVPVYDEWFAAGQAPRDFYHKLGELGIFGINVPEEFGGAGLDTHKFEAVLYEETARAGVNFGGSGVHVLLALPYIKMLATDEQKKRYLTKFVTGEEMWALAMTEPGTGSDVAGMKTTAKLSEDGTHYVLNGAKTFITGGVHADRVIVCARTSAPREDDRRFGISLFAVDTKSEGYSIGRKLDKLGLRTSDTAELAFVDVKVPVEDLLGEENKGFYYLGQNLPSERWGIAFGAYAQAKAAIRFAQEYVQDRTVFGKTVASFQNTKFELAACQAEVDAAEAVADRALEALDAGELTAAEAASAKLFCTEVAHRVIDRCLQLHGGYGYMNEYPIARLYADNRVNRIYGGTSEVMKSIIAKSMGL, from the coding sequence GTGCGCCGGACCGTATTCAACGAGGACCACGAAGCGTTCCGGGAGACCGTCCGCGCCTTCATCGAGGCCGAGGTCGTCCCCGTCTACGACGAGTGGTTCGCCGCCGGCCAGGCGCCGCGCGACTTCTACCACAAGCTCGGCGAGCTGGGCATATTCGGTATCAACGTGCCCGAGGAGTTCGGCGGCGCGGGTCTGGACACCCACAAGTTCGAGGCCGTCCTCTACGAGGAGACCGCGCGCGCGGGCGTCAACTTCGGCGGCTCCGGTGTGCACGTGCTGCTCGCCCTGCCGTACATCAAGATGCTCGCCACCGACGAGCAGAAGAAGCGCTACCTGACGAAGTTCGTCACCGGCGAGGAGATGTGGGCGCTGGCGATGACCGAGCCGGGCACCGGCTCCGACGTCGCGGGCATGAAGACCACCGCCAAGCTGTCCGAGGACGGCACGCACTACGTCCTCAACGGCGCCAAGACGTTCATCACCGGCGGTGTCCACGCCGACCGCGTGATCGTGTGCGCCCGGACCTCCGCCCCGCGCGAGGACGACCGCCGCTTCGGCATCTCGCTCTTCGCCGTGGACACCAAGTCCGAGGGCTACTCCATCGGCCGCAAGCTGGACAAGCTGGGCCTGCGCACCTCCGACACCGCCGAGCTGGCGTTCGTCGACGTCAAGGTCCCGGTCGAGGACCTGCTCGGCGAGGAGAACAAGGGCTTCTACTACCTCGGCCAGAACCTGCCGTCCGAGCGCTGGGGCATCGCCTTCGGCGCGTACGCGCAGGCCAAGGCCGCGATCCGGTTCGCCCAGGAGTACGTGCAGGACCGCACGGTCTTCGGAAAGACGGTCGCGTCCTTCCAGAACACCAAGTTCGAGCTGGCCGCCTGCCAGGCCGAGGTGGACGCCGCCGAGGCCGTCGCCGACCGTGCCCTGGAGGCGCTGGACGCGGGCGAGCTGACCGCGGCCGAGGCCGCCTCCGCGAAGCTCTTCTGCACCGAGGTCGCCCACCGCGTCATCGACCGGTGCCTCCAGCTGCACGGCGGCTACGGCTACATGAACGAGTACCCGATCGCCCGCCTCTACGCGGACAACCGCGTCAACCGCATCTACGGCGGCACCAGCGAGGTCATGA
- a CDS encoding AAA family ATPase: MLLRFRTANVRSLRDEQELTFVVPEDDPGTSARPVRLAGDQSLAVLPLIGIFGANASGKSNVLAAMTDMRAAVMNSYARWAAFDGTARIPFALDGKDGQEPASFFEVDLVLDGVRWTYGFELGAERVEAEWLHSYPRGHRQVWLDRDASRAKVYDWPGNRVKDRAGLERRTRPNALLLSTAGTDNHPQLTPLFHWFRRNLWLINPEDEREQREAFTTRELTGSRARRINELLRVADLGITGAEIVQEGRGPATVKLTHRSAAGDVAFDWTQESFGTRSWFALLGPLLLALDEGAVLLVDELDASLHPRFAAEVVRLFHDPQANPRGAQLVFTSHDPSVLSTPSGGRLLEPGQVWLTEKDKEGATDLYPLTAASPGEDEDLMRSYLAGAFGAVPSLLEGQIARRLLAANEQEREYEAERSGS, from the coding sequence ATGCTGCTGAGATTCCGCACAGCGAACGTGCGGTCACTGCGCGACGAACAAGAGCTGACGTTCGTCGTGCCCGAAGACGACCCGGGCACGTCCGCACGCCCGGTGAGGCTTGCGGGTGACCAGTCACTCGCCGTGCTTCCACTGATCGGCATCTTCGGAGCCAATGCCTCCGGCAAGTCGAACGTGCTGGCCGCGATGACGGACATGCGTGCCGCCGTCATGAACTCGTACGCACGCTGGGCGGCCTTCGACGGGACCGCGCGCATTCCCTTCGCCCTGGACGGCAAGGACGGGCAGGAGCCGGCCAGCTTCTTCGAGGTGGACCTCGTCCTGGACGGCGTGCGCTGGACGTACGGCTTCGAGCTCGGGGCGGAGCGGGTCGAAGCCGAGTGGCTGCACAGCTACCCCCGGGGCCATCGGCAGGTGTGGCTGGACCGCGACGCCTCCCGCGCCAAGGTCTACGACTGGCCGGGAAACCGTGTGAAGGACCGAGCAGGACTCGAGCGGCGCACCCGGCCCAACGCCCTGCTGCTGTCCACGGCCGGCACGGACAACCATCCGCAGCTGACCCCGCTCTTCCACTGGTTCCGCCGCAACCTCTGGCTGATCAACCCGGAGGACGAGCGCGAGCAGCGCGAGGCCTTCACGACGCGGGAGCTGACCGGCAGCCGCGCGCGCCGCATCAACGAACTGCTGCGGGTCGCGGACCTCGGAATCACCGGTGCGGAGATCGTCCAGGAGGGCCGGGGGCCTGCAACGGTCAAGCTCACCCACCGCTCCGCCGCGGGAGACGTGGCCTTCGACTGGACTCAGGAGTCCTTCGGTACCCGCTCCTGGTTCGCTCTGCTCGGTCCCCTGCTCCTCGCCCTCGACGAGGGCGCCGTCCTGCTCGTCGACGAACTGGACGCCAGCCTGCACCCGCGCTTCGCCGCGGAGGTCGTCCGGCTGTTCCACGACCCGCAGGCGAATCCGCGGGGGGCGCAGCTCGTCTTCACCTCGCACGACCCCTCCGTGCTCAGCACCCCGAGCGGCGGCCGGCTGCTGGAGCCCGGACAGGTATGGCTGACGGAGAAGGACAAGGAAGGCGCGACGGACCTGTACCCGCTGACGGCGGCGTCCCCGGGGGAGGACGAGGACCTGATGAGGTCCTACCTGGCGGGTGCCTTTGGCGCGGTGCCCTCTCTTCTGGAGGGTCAGATCGCGCGGCGGCTGCTGGCGGCGAACGAACAGGAACGCGAGTACGAGGCGGAGCGGAGCGGTAGCTGA